In Capricornis sumatraensis isolate serow.1 chromosome 16, serow.2, whole genome shotgun sequence, a genomic segment contains:
- the KBTBD3 gene encoding kelch repeat and BTB domain-containing protein 3: MDNSYDFNQKGSCNGIPSEKKNNFLVSEDHGQRILSILQNFREQNIFYDFKIIMKDEIIPCHRCVLAACSDFFRAMFEVNMKERDGGSVTITNLSSKAVKAFLDYAYTGKTKITDDNVEMFFQLSSFLQVSFLSKACSDFLIKSINLVNCLQLLSISDSYGSARLFDHALYFVQHHFSLLFKSSDFLEMNFGVLQKCLESDELNVPEEETVLKVVLSWTKHNLESRQKHLPYLIKKVRLCQLSEETLQDCLLNEECLLKSTNCFDIIMDAIKCVQGSGGLFPDARPSTTEKYIFVHKTEENGEAQYTFCYNIKSDSWKILPQSHLIDLPGSSLSSYGEKIFLTGGCKGPCCRTVRLHIAESYHDATDQTWCYCPVKNDFFLVSTMKTPRTMHTSVMALNKLYVIGGKTRGSQDIKSLLAVESYNPLSKEWVSVSPLPRGIYYPEASACQNVIYVLGSEVEITDAFNPSLDCFFNYNATTDQWSELVAEFGQFFHATLIKAVPVNCTLYICDLSTYKVYSFCPDTCVWKGEGSFECAGFNAGAVGIEDKIYILGGDYAPDEITDEVQVYHSSRSEWEEVSPMPRALTEFYCQVIQFNKYRDPWFSNHF, from the exons ATGGATAATTCATATGATTTCAATCAAAAAGGCTCATGTAATGGAATTCCATCTGAGAAGAAAAACAACTTCCTTGTGTCAGAAGATCATGGACAGAGAATCTTAAGTATACTACAGAATTTTCGAGAACAAAATATCTTTTatgatttcaaaataatcatGAAAGATGAAATAATCCCATGTCATCGTTGTGTGTTAGCAGCATGCAGTGACTTTTTCAG GGCTATGTTTGAAGTAAACATGAAAGAAAGAGATGGTGGAAGTGTTACCATTACTAATTTGTCCTCCAAAGCAGTAAAAGCATTTCTTGATTATGCCTATACTGGAAAAACAAAGATAACAGATGATAATGTGGAAATGTTCTTCCAGTTGTCATCATTTCTTCAAGTTTCCTTCCTATCCAAAGCTTGCAGtgactttttaataaaaagtattaaTCTTGTCAATTGTTTACAATTATTATCTATATCAGATAGCTATGGCTCTGCCCGTTTGTTTGACCATGCTTTATACTTTGTACAACAtcacttttctttattatttaaatcCAGTGATTTCTTAGAGATGAATTTTGGAGTACTGCAAAAGTGTTTGGAATCAGATGAATTAAATGTTCCTGAAGAAGAAACTGTACTGAAAGTTGTCCTTAGTTGGACTAAACATAACTTAGAATCAAGGCAAAAACATCTGCCTTATTTGATTAAAAAAGTAAGATTATGTCAATTATCTGAGGAGACACTTCAAGATTGTCTACTCAATGAAGAGTGTTTACTCAAAAGCACAAACTGTTTTGATATAATCATGGATGCAATTAAGTGTGTGCAAGGTTCTGGTGGACTTTTCCCTGATGCTCGACCATCCACaactgaaaaatacatatttgttcaCAAAACTgaggaaaatggagaagctcaataTACGTTTTGCTATAATATTAAAAGTGACTCATGGAAGATACTGCCACAGTCACACCTGATTGATTTGCCAGGATCTAGTCTGTCTAGTTATGGGGAGAAAATATTCTTGACAGGTGGTTGCAAAGGGCCATGTTGTAGAACAGTTCGGCTTCATATTGCAGAATCATATCATGATGCCACTGATCAAACCTGGTGCTACTGTCCAgtcaaaaatgattttttcctGGTATCAACTATGAAAACACCAAGAACCATGCATACATCAGTTATGGCTCTCAATAAATTATATGTCATAGGTGGAAAAACTAGAGGATCTCAGGACATTAAAAGTCTCTTAGCTGTTGAATCTTACAATCCTCTTTCCAAAGAATGGGTGTCTGTTAGCCCATTACCCAGGGGCATATACTATCCTGAAGCAAGTGCATGCCAAAATGTAATTTATGTTCTTGGATCAGAGGTAGAAATTACAGATGCTTTTAACCCATCACTTGATTGCTTTTTCAACTACAATGCTACAACTGATCAGTGGTCTGAACTAGTAGCAGAGTTTGGGCAGTTTTTTCATGCAACACTAATTAAAGCTGTCCCAGTAAACTGTACACTCTATATATGTGACCTTTCCACTTACAAGGTTTATAGTTTTTGTCCAGATACTTGTGTTTGGAAGGGTGAAGGATCTTTTGAATGTGCAGGCTTCAATGCAGGTGCAGTTGGAATTgaagataaaatttatatattaggTGGTGATTATGCACCAGATGAAATCACAGATGAAGTTCAAGTCTACCACAGCAGCAGGTCTGAGTGGGAAGAAGTTTCACCAATGCCAAGAGCCTTAACTGAATTTTACTGCCAGGTGATTCAGTTTAATAAATACAGAGACCCATGGTTTTCTAATCATTTCTAA